Proteins found in one Nocardia brasiliensis ATCC 700358 genomic segment:
- a CDS encoding acyl carrier protein — translation MINFGDGPPKIIVELPEHELDRTFEELEIDSLARVEMVLMISDNYHITISNAEADALETPRAVLELVAAKSTNVSGAE, via the coding sequence GTGATCAACTTCGGAGACGGGCCACCGAAGATCATCGTGGAACTACCTGAACACGAACTGGACCGGACGTTCGAGGAACTGGAAATCGACTCCCTGGCTCGCGTCGAAATGGTGCTGATGATCAGCGACAACTACCACATCACGATCAGCAACGCTGAAGCAGACGCGCTCGAAACCCCGCGCGCGGTACTGGAACTCGTCGCGGCAAAGTCCACGAATGTCAGTGGCGCCGAGTAG
- a CDS encoding methyltransferase has protein sequence MTDPTEILRIATGFWASNTLAAALDVDLFAVLDVDHGLRAHDIAAKLQTAERPTGQLLAACTALGLIVRHADGTYELTPTTRACLLPDQPGYLGGFIRFIHSQEYQSWYRLPEVLRTDQPVTWDTEGGHASAFDVDDPRLSEFWSAIHSAGLATGTALAHTVRALTNRQRLLDVGGATGSHVIALCREIPHLRCTVYDLPTIAARTPVWITEADLSDRITSVAGDFLTDPDLPAGHDAILLSSVLHDWGPDVVDMLLGKAAAALPPGGLIIITELMLADDKSGPADAALMGLNMVIETEHGRSYSTAEHTAALARAGFTGIELVPLDLPTVNNALIATLPHR, from the coding sequence ATGACCGATCCCACCGAGATCCTGCGCATAGCCACCGGATTCTGGGCCTCCAACACGCTGGCCGCGGCCTTGGACGTCGACCTGTTCGCCGTTCTGGACGTCGACCATGGCCTGCGGGCGCACGACATCGCTGCCAAGTTGCAGACAGCTGAACGCCCCACCGGCCAACTCCTCGCCGCCTGTACGGCATTGGGGCTGATTGTCCGCCATGCCGACGGCACCTATGAACTCACGCCGACCACTCGCGCGTGTCTGCTACCTGATCAACCGGGGTACCTGGGCGGATTCATCCGCTTCATCCACAGTCAGGAATACCAATCCTGGTACCGGCTACCCGAGGTGCTCCGCACCGACCAGCCCGTCACGTGGGATACCGAAGGCGGTCATGCCTCCGCGTTCGATGTCGACGATCCCCGCCTCAGCGAATTCTGGTCGGCCATTCACTCCGCGGGACTCGCGACCGGCACAGCGCTCGCCCATACGGTTCGCGCTCTGACGAACCGTCAGCGCCTGCTCGACGTAGGTGGCGCGACCGGCTCACACGTCATAGCCCTGTGCCGGGAAATCCCGCACTTGCGGTGCACGGTCTACGACCTGCCGACGATCGCCGCCCGTACTCCTGTCTGGATCACCGAAGCCGATCTGTCCGACCGAATTACCAGTGTGGCCGGTGACTTCTTGACCGACCCGGACCTCCCCGCGGGGCACGACGCGATCTTGCTGTCCTCGGTGCTCCACGACTGGGGCCCTGACGTCGTGGACATGCTGCTTGGCAAAGCCGCCGCAGCGCTCCCGCCCGGCGGGCTGATCATCATCACCGAACTGATGCTCGCCGACGACAAGTCCGGACCCGCCGACGCCGCGCTGATGGGGCTCAACATGGTCATCGAAACCGAACACGGCAGAAGCTATTCCACCGCAGAACACACCGCCGCTCTCGCCCGCGCAGGATTCACCGGCATCGAACTCGTCCCACTCGATCTGCCCACCGTCAACAACGCCCTGATCGCCACTCTCCCCCATCGGTGA
- the fabF gene encoding beta-ketoacyl-ACP synthase II, whose product MTDRRRVVVTGIGLVTPLGIGTDTVWKACLAGQSGIGPISGIDVTDLPVRIAGQVAGFDAADWLDPKERRLYDRFSQLGIAAAQLALDDAAPGALPQRVATIIASGEGGIASLSTGVSAAQISPQHVSPTLLPAIVPNACASAVARRYRFDGPSYSPTTACSSGADAVGQGFQLVADGYTDMCVAGGTEAPIARWFLAGFANMRALSRRNDDPARASRPFTLHRDGFVLAEGAAILVLEDLDSAIARHATIHAEVRGYAAGTDHHHLTAPDPTGAAAALTISRALRDADLTPPEVGYINAHGTSTRLNDAAETLAIKTAFGAHAHSVAISSTKSMTGHMLGATGAVEAALCCLACRHQTVPPTINYNDPDPACDLDYTPNVARRLPINVAMSTSLAFGGHNATLVVRRYPESADT is encoded by the coding sequence ATGACCGACCGGCGGCGGGTTGTCGTCACAGGAATCGGGCTGGTCACACCTTTGGGAATCGGCACAGACACCGTGTGGAAAGCCTGCCTCGCCGGGCAATCGGGGATCGGTCCGATCAGCGGAATCGACGTCACCGACCTTCCGGTGCGCATCGCCGGTCAGGTTGCTGGATTCGATGCCGCGGACTGGCTCGATCCGAAGGAACGCCGACTATATGATCGGTTCAGCCAACTGGGAATCGCCGCCGCCCAGCTGGCTCTCGATGACGCCGCACCTGGCGCGCTGCCGCAACGCGTCGCCACGATCATCGCCTCCGGTGAAGGCGGTATCGCGTCGCTCAGTACCGGCGTATCCGCCGCACAGATCAGTCCGCAGCACGTATCTCCGACGCTGCTTCCGGCGATAGTGCCCAATGCGTGCGCATCGGCCGTAGCACGGCGCTATCGTTTCGACGGCCCGTCCTATAGCCCCACTACCGCCTGTTCCTCGGGAGCCGATGCGGTCGGGCAGGGTTTCCAGCTGGTCGCCGACGGCTACACCGACATGTGCGTGGCCGGCGGCACCGAAGCGCCGATCGCACGATGGTTCCTTGCCGGGTTCGCGAACATGCGCGCCCTGAGCCGGCGCAATGACGATCCGGCCCGCGCCAGTCGCCCGTTCACCCTCCATCGCGACGGATTCGTACTCGCCGAGGGGGCCGCGATCCTGGTGCTCGAGGACCTGGACTCGGCAATTGCCCGGCACGCCACCATTCACGCGGAGGTTCGCGGATACGCGGCGGGCACCGATCACCATCACCTCACCGCACCGGACCCCACCGGCGCGGCTGCTGCCCTGACCATCTCCAGAGCGCTCCGCGATGCGGATCTCACCCCGCCCGAGGTCGGGTACATCAATGCGCACGGAACCTCGACCCGTCTCAACGATGCCGCCGAAACCCTCGCGATCAAAACGGCATTCGGCGCCCACGCACACAGCGTGGCGATCTCGTCAACCAAATCCATGACAGGTCACATGCTTGGAGCGACCGGTGCGGTGGAAGCCGCTCTCTGCTGTCTGGCATGTCGGCATCAGACCGTCCCGCCCACGATCAACTACAACGACCCCGACCCCGCCTGCGATCTGGACTACACCCCGAACGTTGCCCGCCGCCTGCCGATCAATGTCGCGATGTCGACGTCGCTGGCCTTCGGCGGCCACAACGCAACCCTCGTCGTCCGCCGCTACCCAGAAAGTGCCGACACATGA
- a CDS encoding acyl carrier protein → MSPDNDRVLDRDKLLAFIAGWLHDRRGVDPAQVVEAARLGDGLDVDSLELMALVVDLRKATGLDLDTESLFDADTVGDLLSLAEQLTTRRR, encoded by the coding sequence GTGAGCCCGGACAACGATCGTGTTCTCGACCGTGACAAGTTGCTGGCATTCATCGCCGGCTGGCTCCATGACCGGCGCGGTGTCGACCCCGCCCAGGTCGTCGAGGCCGCACGACTCGGCGATGGCCTGGATGTCGACTCGCTCGAGTTGATGGCCCTGGTTGTCGATCTGCGCAAGGCCACTGGGCTGGACCTCGATACCGAGAGCCTCTTCGACGCCGACACCGTCGGGGATCTGCTCTCGCTAGCCGAACAACTCACCACCCGAAGGAGGTAA
- a CDS encoding beta-ketoacyl-ACP synthase 3 encodes MAIVQNHLRTPKSSSPGSRIRSIGAYRPSVVVDNDALSAEIGPPVDDAWIRQRVGISTRGFGTDDETVVAMATAAAGSAIRNVDARPGEIDGVILATCSQPSPIPNGAASVAAMLDIPEAAAFDINAGCSGFCYALAVADCLIRCATAEQVLVIGAERLRDWTDPSDPITAPVFADGAGAVLVTSSSGTDIGPVVWGSDGSGAELIRVPAWQRRITMRGREVYQWAVTELVDVAVQACAKAGVKVDEVDVFVPHQANTRMIDRLTRSIGIRRDAVVARDISSSGNTSSASIPLALDRLTAEYPTVAGSLALLLGFGAGLTYAAQVVRLP; translated from the coding sequence ATTGCGATAGTACAAAATCATCTCCGCACTCCGAAAAGCAGTTCTCCGGGGTCGCGGATTCGTTCCATCGGCGCCTACCGCCCGAGTGTCGTTGTCGACAATGATGCGCTATCGGCAGAAATAGGTCCACCGGTCGACGATGCGTGGATCCGGCAACGAGTGGGGATTTCAACCCGAGGGTTCGGCACCGACGACGAGACCGTTGTCGCGATGGCCACCGCTGCAGCCGGCAGCGCCATCAGGAACGTCGATGCCCGGCCCGGCGAGATCGACGGCGTCATATTGGCCACGTGCTCGCAGCCTTCGCCTATTCCGAATGGAGCGGCATCGGTCGCGGCAATGCTCGATATTCCCGAGGCCGCGGCATTCGACATCAACGCAGGCTGCTCGGGGTTCTGTTATGCCCTGGCCGTGGCAGACTGCCTGATCCGATGCGCCACGGCCGAGCAGGTGCTGGTGATCGGCGCCGAGCGCCTCCGGGACTGGACGGATCCGTCCGATCCGATCACCGCACCGGTGTTCGCGGACGGCGCAGGCGCGGTTCTGGTCACGTCGAGTTCCGGCACAGACATCGGGCCGGTGGTCTGGGGTTCGGACGGGAGCGGAGCGGAACTCATCCGGGTTCCCGCTTGGCAACGCCGGATAACCATGCGCGGCCGCGAGGTCTACCAATGGGCTGTTACCGAGCTCGTCGACGTGGCTGTGCAGGCATGCGCCAAAGCAGGGGTGAAAGTCGACGAGGTGGACGTGTTCGTTCCGCACCAGGCCAACACCCGAATGATCGACAGGCTGACCCGAAGCATCGGAATCCGCCGCGACGCAGTGGTGGCCCGCGATATCAGCTCGTCCGGCAATACATCCTCAGCGTCCATTCCGCTGGCATTGGATCGGCTGACAGCCGAATACCCCACAGTCGCAGGAAGTCTCGCGCTGCTGTTGGGCTTCGGCGCCGGCCTGACCTACGCGGCACAGGTCGTGCGGCTGCCGTGA
- a CDS encoding NAD(P)H-binding protein — MNSIAVVGGTGRVGSHLVKYLTAEGIRPWVLTRRDLADDEQVSYVRADYSDASTLRRALSGSSRVFLAHGSSPDQVQHEKAVIDAAVAAGVRHLVKLSAMGGPANTHPWDWHAEIETHLAAAPIGFTVLRPATFTDILAVSAPLIRAGTWGGTAASGRVNLIDAADVAAVAAHELRTATDDTQRSLHLTGARPWSMPELAELFTTELARPVTYTHRSPDDQRRILLEAGLNSAAAEILLGIDTAYRHNALAETTLTVQDTLGRTPRTVAEWIRTHRSLFER; from the coding sequence ATGAATTCCATCGCAGTAGTGGGTGGCACCGGCCGCGTCGGCAGCCATCTGGTGAAATACCTGACCGCCGAAGGGATTCGACCATGGGTCCTGACGCGGCGCGACCTCGCGGACGACGAACAGGTCTCCTATGTACGGGCCGACTACTCGGACGCGTCAACTTTGCGCCGCGCCTTGTCCGGGAGCAGCCGGGTCTTCCTGGCGCACGGCTCGAGTCCCGACCAGGTGCAGCACGAAAAGGCCGTCATCGACGCCGCCGTCGCCGCCGGCGTGCGGCACCTCGTGAAACTGTCCGCCATGGGCGGACCGGCCAACACCCACCCCTGGGATTGGCACGCCGAAATCGAAACCCATCTCGCCGCCGCCCCGATCGGCTTCACCGTCCTGCGGCCCGCCACCTTCACCGATATCCTCGCGGTGTCGGCGCCCTTGATTCGAGCCGGAACCTGGGGCGGCACAGCGGCATCCGGTCGCGTCAACCTCATCGATGCCGCAGACGTGGCCGCCGTCGCCGCCCACGAACTCCGCACTGCCACGGACGACACCCAGCGCTCGCTCCACCTGACCGGCGCCCGCCCCTGGTCCATGCCCGAACTAGCCGAACTGTTCACCACCGAACTCGCCCGCCCGGTCACCTACACCCACCGCAGCCCCGACGACCAACGCCGAATCCTGCTCGAGGCGGGACTGAACAGTGCCGCAGCCGAAATCCTTCTCGGCATCGATACCGCCTACCGGCACAACGCCCTCGCCGAGACCACCCTGACCGTCCAGGACACCCTCGGCCGCACCCCCCGCACCGTCGCCGAGTGGATCAGAACCCACCGGTCCCTCTTCGAGCGTTGA
- a CDS encoding 12-oxophytodienoate reductase, with the protein MSTQSTDRAVQLLGRSFALGSLRTRNRIVMAPMTRQKSPHGIPGPDVAAYYARRAAGGAGLIITEGTYIDRAAAPAYADVPHFYGADALSGWAEVVAAVHAAGGVIAPQLWHTGMQRRPGTAPLGVPAEGPSGIDLNGDSAGKAMSQNDIDAVIAAFADGAAAARELGFDAVEIHGAHGYLIDDFLWAHTNRRTDRYGGDPASRASFAAETVAAVRAAVGPDFPISFRLSQWKEEHYDARLADTPDELERLLTPIADAGVDIFHASTRRYWTPEFAGSDLNLAGWTKKLTGRPAITVGSVGLDSVFRDHNGFNARADATDIDQLLDRLERDEFDLAAVGRAFLADPQWPRKALSGHLSDATPFDVSVLQTLF; encoded by the coding sequence GTGAGCACACAATCCACCGACCGCGCGGTCCAGCTACTCGGACGGTCATTCGCCCTCGGCAGTCTGAGAACCCGGAATCGGATCGTGATGGCGCCGATGACCCGGCAGAAATCGCCGCACGGCATACCGGGCCCGGATGTCGCCGCCTACTACGCCCGCCGGGCCGCGGGTGGCGCCGGCTTGATCATCACCGAAGGCACCTACATCGATCGGGCCGCCGCCCCCGCCTATGCCGATGTGCCGCACTTCTACGGTGCCGACGCATTGTCGGGCTGGGCCGAAGTCGTCGCTGCCGTGCACGCGGCGGGCGGCGTCATCGCACCGCAGCTGTGGCATACCGGCATGCAACGCCGGCCCGGCACGGCACCGCTCGGGGTACCGGCCGAAGGCCCGTCCGGCATCGACCTCAACGGCGACAGTGCCGGAAAAGCCATGTCTCAGAACGATATCGATGCCGTGATCGCCGCGTTCGCGGACGGTGCCGCCGCCGCCCGCGAACTCGGCTTCGACGCCGTGGAGATCCATGGCGCCCACGGCTATTTGATCGATGACTTCCTGTGGGCACACACCAACCGGCGCACCGACCGCTACGGCGGCGACCCGGCTTCCCGCGCGAGCTTCGCGGCCGAAACAGTCGCCGCGGTCCGCGCGGCCGTCGGACCGGATTTTCCGATCAGCTTCCGGCTGTCCCAGTGGAAGGAAGAGCACTACGACGCCCGGCTCGCGGACACTCCCGACGAGCTCGAGCGCCTGCTAACCCCCATCGCCGACGCCGGCGTCGATATCTTCCACGCGTCGACCAGACGCTACTGGACACCCGAATTCGCAGGGAGCGACCTCAATCTCGCGGGCTGGACCAAGAAGCTCACCGGAAGGCCGGCCATCACCGTCGGTTCTGTCGGCCTCGACAGCGTGTTCCGCGACCACAACGGCTTCAATGCCCGAGCCGACGCAACCGATATCGACCAGCTCCTGGACCGGCTCGAACGCGACGAGTTCGACCTGGCCGCCGTCGGCCGCGCCTTTCTCGCCGACCCGCAGTGGCCACGAAAAGCCCTGTCCGGTCACCTATCCGACGCTACGCCCTTCGACGTCAGCGTCCTGCAAACCCTGTTCTGA
- a CDS encoding CGNR zinc finger domain-containing protein has protein sequence MAEPTIADHGFMRTPADNDQAEAVWPANRRYAVDSAPGALGFVHDLLNTRSAGRPRQPDLLEHLESAQAWLDEAIAAWAATSGIAAQRIDLDEQSRAALRGFRDNLHAHISHSHNKSGGSNSQTLAVPGATVELSVRPDGEIAVEPSGSGWRYVAAVALSTALAGQSDGSWSRLKTCRNPRCQGAFYDRSRNNSGVWHDLYACGMPSNTRAHRARRRDDTTIE, from the coding sequence ATGGCCGAGCCGACCATCGCCGATCATGGATTCATGCGCACCCCCGCCGACAACGACCAGGCCGAAGCCGTGTGGCCGGCCAACCGACGGTATGCCGTCGACTCGGCGCCGGGTGCCCTCGGATTCGTGCACGACCTGCTCAATACCAGGTCCGCCGGCCGCCCGCGGCAACCCGACCTGCTCGAACACCTGGAATCCGCCCAGGCTTGGCTCGACGAGGCCATCGCCGCCTGGGCCGCCACGTCCGGCATAGCCGCCCAGCGGATCGATCTCGACGAACAGAGCCGGGCAGCCCTGCGCGGGTTCCGCGACAATCTGCACGCGCACATCTCGCATTCGCACAACAAATCCGGCGGCTCGAACTCACAGACACTCGCCGTACCCGGCGCGACCGTCGAGCTGTCCGTCCGCCCGGACGGCGAAATCGCCGTGGAGCCAAGCGGTTCCGGGTGGCGATACGTGGCGGCCGTGGCACTGTCGACGGCTTTGGCGGGGCAGTCGGACGGTTCGTGGTCGCGACTGAAAACCTGTCGCAACCCCCGCTGCCAGGGCGCGTTCTACGACCGCTCCCGCAACAACAGCGGAGTCTGGCACGACCTGTACGCCTGTGGAATGCCCAGTAATACGCGCGCACACCGGGCACGCCGACGCGACGACACCACGATCGAGTAG
- a CDS encoding enoyl-CoA hydratase/isomerase family protein, translating to MSTVSLSIDADVATITLDNPPQNRLSAEFIDDLDAAVGAVEASAARAVVLRAEGDDFSLGGDFVPWIDLSNRARQAFFDRAMAVYTHFERIPVPVVAAVQGQCFGGGFELVLRADIVFAGESAQFSHPEQLLGITTLLGGVYRVAARVGRARAMEWALTSQRIPAATLAELGIVNHVVPDTDLLDRARAFAADVATGPTLAHAAHKRLLRTWADGGIAAADSQVIETSIPLFETADVAAGLKSAAAALAAGRPRPRLQFQGR from the coding sequence ATGAGCACTGTCAGCCTTTCGATCGATGCAGACGTCGCCACGATCACCCTCGACAACCCGCCCCAGAACCGGCTCAGCGCGGAATTCATCGACGATCTCGATGCCGCGGTCGGTGCGGTCGAGGCCAGTGCGGCCCGTGCCGTCGTATTGCGCGCCGAGGGGGACGATTTCAGTCTCGGCGGCGATTTCGTGCCCTGGATCGACTTGTCGAACCGCGCGCGCCAAGCCTTCTTCGACCGTGCGATGGCGGTCTACACCCATTTCGAACGGATTCCGGTGCCGGTTGTCGCCGCGGTACAGGGCCAGTGCTTCGGCGGCGGCTTCGAGCTGGTGTTGCGGGCCGATATCGTTTTCGCGGGTGAATCCGCGCAGTTCAGTCACCCGGAACAGCTGCTGGGCATCACCACGCTGCTCGGTGGCGTCTACCGGGTGGCCGCACGGGTGGGCCGGGCCCGGGCGATGGAATGGGCGCTCACCTCACAGCGGATTCCGGCCGCTACGCTCGCCGAACTCGGCATCGTCAATCATGTTGTCCCCGATACCGACCTGCTCGACCGGGCGCGGGCGTTCGCCGCCGACGTGGCGACCGGCCCGACACTCGCGCACGCCGCGCACAAGCGGCTACTGCGTACCTGGGCCGACGGCGGCATCGCCGCGGCGGACAGCCAGGTGATCGAGACCTCGATACCGCTGTTCGAGACCGCCGATGTCGCCGCCGGATTGAAATCGGCCGCGGCTGCCCTCGCCGCCGGCCGGCCCCGCCCACGCCTGCAATTCCAGGGGCGCTAG
- a CDS encoding alpha/beta hydrolase, whose protein sequence is MTQQQEVEFPAEDGVLLRGTLYLPDGPGPHPAITMTGGFGSVRQQGIQPYTDKFAGAGFVVLSHDHRSFGDSDGEPRQDIDPWQQIHDWRRALSFLEASPEVDAQRIGLWGNSYAGGHAIALGATDRRLRAVVAQVPNISGYQSGLRRVPPDLTPAFEHELDEDERAQAQGNPPRYQALVDKDPATPAAYHAPDAVDFYLSTVPEGARWENKVTLRSTRKARMYDPGGFAARVSPTPLLMIVASHDTISPTDLALAAYREALEPKRLELMPGGHFDPYLSGFEHSSDAALDWFTTHLA, encoded by the coding sequence GTGACACAGCAACAAGAAGTCGAGTTCCCGGCCGAGGACGGTGTGCTGCTGCGCGGCACCCTCTACCTTCCCGACGGCCCCGGCCCGCATCCCGCGATCACCATGACCGGCGGCTTCGGCAGCGTCCGCCAGCAGGGCATCCAGCCCTACACCGACAAATTCGCCGGCGCGGGCTTCGTGGTGCTGTCCCACGACCACCGCAGCTTCGGCGACAGCGACGGCGAACCGCGCCAGGACATCGACCCGTGGCAGCAGATCCACGACTGGCGCCGCGCCCTGTCCTTTCTCGAAGCCAGCCCCGAGGTCGATGCTCAGCGAATCGGGCTGTGGGGCAACAGCTATGCGGGCGGGCACGCGATCGCGCTCGGCGCGACCGACCGCAGGCTGCGCGCGGTCGTCGCGCAGGTGCCCAATATCAGCGGCTATCAGTCGGGGCTGCGCCGGGTGCCGCCGGACCTGACGCCCGCCTTCGAGCACGAACTCGACGAGGACGAACGTGCGCAGGCACAAGGGAATCCGCCGCGCTACCAAGCCCTGGTCGACAAGGATCCCGCCACCCCTGCGGCCTACCACGCGCCCGATGCCGTCGACTTCTATCTGTCCACCGTGCCGGAAGGCGCGCGCTGGGAGAACAAGGTCACCTTGCGCTCTACTCGCAAGGCGCGAATGTACGACCCGGGCGGTTTCGCCGCCCGTGTCTCCCCCACTCCACTGCTGATGATCGTCGCCTCGCACGACACCATCAGCCCCACCGATCTCGCGTTGGCCGCGTATCGCGAGGCGCTGGAACCCAAACGCCTGGAACTGATGCCGGGCGGTCATTTCGACCCGTACCTGAGCGGATTCGAGCATTCCAGCGACGCGGCCCTCGACTGGTTCACCACCCATCTGGCCTGA